The Bacillus sp. B-jedd sequence CCGCTATGCGGAAAAGAGGGGGATTAAAGCCTTGCTGGCTCCTGGCCTGCCGGGAATTGTTGCGCCAAAGACAGCTGGGCGCATTCTGGCAAATGTTCTTACACAATTACTGCAGGGAGACCTTAAAAACCGAAAGGGGAAATCACAATGAGTTTAAAAGGAAAAAGAATCGGTTTTGGGCTGACAGGTTCACACTGTACGTATGATGCTGTTTATCCGGAAATCGAGCGCCTTGTAAACGAAGGTGCGGAAGTAGTTCCAATTGTCACGTTTACAGTAAAAAATACCGAAACGAGATTTGGCAAAGGCGAAGACTGGATTGAGAAAATAGAAAAGCTAACAGGTAAAACAGCCATTGATTCGATTGTAAAAGCGGAACCGCTCGGACCGAAGGAACCACTTGATTGCATGGTCATTGCCCCGATGACAGGTGCTTCCATGAGCAAGTTTGCGAATGCGATTAA is a genomic window containing:
- the dpaB gene encoding dipicolinate synthase subunit B, translating into MSLKGKRIGFGLTGSHCTYDAVYPEIERLVNEGAEVVPIVTFTVKNTETRFGKGEDWIEKIEKLTGKTAIDSIVKAEPLGPKEPLDCMVIAPMTGASMSKFANAINDSPVLMAAKATLRNQKPVVLGISTNDALGLNGVNLMRLLASKNIFFIPFGQDDPKNKPNSMVARMTLLKETVEAAMQGEQLQPVLVERYLD